From Gigantopelta aegis isolate Gae_Host unplaced genomic scaffold, Gae_host_genome ctg2713_pilon_pilon:::debris, whole genome shotgun sequence, the proteins below share one genomic window:
- the LOC121391606 gene encoding fibrillin-3-like, which produces MMFVLGFLFIWMHAAYVTEALCPSDGTPVINMCSLNSQFGRLFYIDGQLMQSYVKECTCTITSNKDETMYYASKKTQTGSTQCDIATFRLDTQTGAPKTWNCGTDGFVFTPESISATVPWSVVLTKTSLGLNLTSDVDTGYCFRVSLFTSEFNVTCFAGTNTTTDINECDLGTDNCHDNALCSNTPTSFSCTCTTGFSGDGIFCQDNDECTDGSATCHQDADCTNTVGSYNCSCKTGYSGDGRNCTVSDINECIDGSATCHNDADCTNTVGSYNCSCKTGYSGDGRNCTDINECTDGSATCHNDADCTNTVGSYNCSCKTGYSGDGRNCTDTDECTDGSATCHQDADCTNTVGSYNCSCKTGYSGDGRNCSDINECTDGSATCHQDADCTNTIGSYNCSCKIGYSGDGRNCTDVDECSTGIHDCHANAECFNIPGSFNDVDECLGSNDCHTNADCQNNAGSYSCSCRIGYIGNGKTCADINECTDGSNDCDSNADCQNNAGSYTCSCRAGFTGDGKTCLDINECTAGTHNCHPQRASCTNLEGSYLCICLDGYSGDGTTCLDINECTDGSATCHQDADSTNTVGSYICSCKTGFSGDGKTTCADVDECVLKTHNCDSNADCSNTVGSYDCVCNSGYTGDGFNCL; this is translated from the exons caTACGTTACTGAGGCGCTATGTCCGAGTGACGGGACCCcag tgATAAACATGTGCAGTCTCAACTCACAGTTTGGAAGACTGTTTTACATTGACGGACAACTGATGCAAAGCTACGTAAAAGAATGCACGTGCACCATCACGTCTAACAAAGATGAAACTATGTATTACGCctccaaaaaaacccagacgGGAAGTACTCAGTGCGACATTGCGACGTTTCGTCTGGACACACAGACAGGAGCGCCGAAGACCTGGAACTGTGGGACCGACGGTTTTGTCTTCACACCCGAGTCAATCAGCGCCACGGTCCCCTGGAGTGTCGTCCTCACAAAAACCAGCCTCGGTCTGAACCTAACAAGCGACGTTGATACTGGCTACTGCTTTCGAGTGTCCTTGTTTACTTCAG AATTCAACGTGACCTGCTTTGCGGGTACGAACACGACCACTGACATAAACGAGTGTGATCTGGGAACAGACAACTGTCATGACAACGCTCTGTGTAGCAACACCCCGACATCCTTTTCCTGCACCTGTACAACTGGGTTCTCTGGGGATGGCATCTTCTGTCAAG ACAACGACGAATGTACAGATGGGAGTGCCACTTGTCACCAGGATGCCGACTGCACTAATACTGTTGGATCCTACAACTGTTCTTGTAAGACTGGATACTCAGGAGATGGAAGGAACTGTACAG tatCAGACATCAACGAATGTATAGACGGAAGTGCCACTTGTCACAACGATGCAGACTGCACTAATACTGTTGGATCCTACAACTGTTCCTGTAAGACAGGATACTCGGGAGATGGAAGGAACTGTACTG ACATCAATGAATGTACAGACGGGAGTGCCACTTGTCACAACGATGCAGACTGTACTAATACTGTTGGATCCTACAACTGTTCGTGTAAGACAGGATACTCGGGAGATGGAAGGAACTGTACAG ACACTGACGAATGTACAGACGGGAGTGCCACTTGTCATCAGGATGCAGACTGCACTAATACTGTTGGATCTTACAACTGTTCTTGTAAGACAGGCTACTCGGGAGATGGAAGGAACTGTTCAG ACATCAACGAATGTACTGATGGGAGTGCTACATGTCACCAGGATGCAGACTGCACTAATACTATCGGATCCTACAACTGTTCTTGTAAAATTGGCTACTCTGGAGATGGACGCAATTGTACAG ATGTTGATGAATGTTCAACAGGAATACACGACTGTCATGCAAACGCCGAATGTTTTAATATTCCGGGGTCCTTTAACG ATGTCGATGAGTGTTTGGGTTCTAACGACTGTCATACCAATGCTGACTGTCAAAATAACGCTGGTTCGTACTCGTGTAGCTGCAGAATTGGCTACATCGGCAATGGAAAAACGTGCGCTG atatcaatgaatgtactGATGGTTCTAACGACTGTGATTCCAATGCTGACTGTCAAAATAACGCTGGATCTTACACGTGTAGCTGTAGGGCTGGCTTCACCGGGGATGGGAAAACGTGCCTTG atattaatgaatgtacTGCTGGAACACATAACTGTCACCCCCAACGTGCGAGCTGCACCAATCTAGAAGGATCCTATTTGTGTATTTGCTTGGATGGTTATTCTGGAGACGGAACAACGTGTTTAg ACATCAACGAATGTACAGACGGGAGTGCCACGTGTCACCAGGATGCAGACTCCACTAATACTGTCGGATCCTACATCTGTTCTTGTAAGACTGGCTTCTCGGGAGATGGAAAGACTACGTGTGCAG atGTTGATGAGTGTGTATTGAAGACACACAACTGTGATAGTAACGCTGACTGCAGTAACACTGTCGGATCCTACGACTGTGTGTGCAACTCGGGATACACTGGTGATGGATTCAACTGTTTAG